A region of Stigmatella erecta DNA encodes the following proteins:
- a CDS encoding FHA domain-containing protein, whose amino-acid sequence MPSVHQLRPFAEAPLEAFRAASGPVALIQQPPDPVFQRVARQLGEGRTVVMAHRTRLVERLLAMLQGFHHLEVHLLQPRRDGEVFTVGRLDTCVLVVPDPSVSKLHAMLRWNAQENRCTVVDAGSMNGTFVNAVPLGAQQELTLNDGDALAFGDSQFLYVHIETLHAHLRLLQDPS is encoded by the coding sequence ATGCCGTCCGTGCACCAGCTCCGCCCCTTCGCTGAAGCCCCTCTGGAGGCCTTCCGGGCCGCGTCCGGGCCGGTGGCCCTCATTCAGCAGCCGCCGGACCCCGTCTTCCAGCGGGTGGCGCGCCAGCTCGGCGAGGGGCGCACCGTGGTCATGGCCCACCGCACCCGGCTGGTGGAGCGGCTCCTGGCCATGCTCCAGGGCTTCCACCACCTGGAAGTCCACCTGCTCCAGCCCCGCCGGGATGGGGAGGTCTTCACTGTAGGACGGTTGGATACCTGTGTGCTGGTGGTGCCGGACCCGTCCGTCTCCAAGCTCCACGCCATGCTGCGCTGGAACGCGCAGGAGAACCGCTGCACGGTGGTGGACGCGGGCTCGATGAACGGCACCTTCGTCAACGCCGTGCCGCTGGGCGCCCAGCAGGAGCTGACGCTCAACGACGGGGATGCGCTGGCCTTCGGGGACTCGCAGTTCCTCTACGTGCACATCGAGACGCTGCACGCGCACCTGCGGCTGCTGCAGGACCCCTCGTAG